Below is a window of Ignavibacteriales bacterium DNA.
GGGTGCTGAGCCATTAAATGGCAGACCAACAGGAACACCCGCATCAATTAAATCACTGCCTGATGCAAGATGCATAAACTGTAGGTCTGGCAAACTTCCATCGGCATTACGTGGTCCACGAACTCCAAGTGTATCAATAGAAATAAAATCTTCATTTGTAACAATAAATGGACTTAACCAACTATTAGATTGTTGAATAACAAATCCGGCTAAAGAACCGTAATTACCTATTGATACATTATTAATTAAGGTTGCAGTTTTACTGCTGTCTAAGTTAGTAGTAATCGAATAATTTGTACCATTTCTATAAGCAGAGCAATTATAAAGAGTCATTGAACCTTTATTATTGTTCTGATCAAATCCTTTTACACGATTATCAAAAGCAACACAATTTTTTAAAGTAAAATTGTGCATAAGATCTTTATTATCACTTCCTCCCATTTTATAACCATTACCATTACCACTACTAGGACTCCCGTTGCTTAAATACCCATTAGCAAAACACCAGCAATTTTCTACCGTTGTACTAATATCGTTCGAAGGTCGAAGATAACCATCCCAGCCATCATCAGAATTTTGCCATGCTCTACACCCATAAAAATAATTATTTGTTCCCACATTTAGCTTTGGAGCGAACCCATCTGCATTGCCTTGGCTTGGGTCAGAATTAAAATAGGAATCACAATTGATGATCTGATTATTTGAAGCTCCGCTGCTTAGCTGCAAGCCAGTATCATGGTTTTCATAAAATGAACAGTATTCTATGATATTATTTGAGCCTCCTATGTTCATACCATTATCACCGGCTCCTTTGATATCAATACCTTTTAAGTGCCAAAAACTCCCATTCAATGTAATAGCGCGATTACTTCCGGTTATAGTCATTGAAGAAAAATCAAGTATAGGTCGTTCACCATTGTAAGCAAATAAATAATATTTACTGCTTTCATCCCCATTTTTAGAAATACTAATTTTATCATTATCTGATAGAGTATAATTGCCGCCTCTAACATAAATCGTATCACCTAATTGAATTCTGTTAACAGCGGTTTGAATACTTTTTAACGGAAGATTAATAGTTCCGGGATTATTATCATCACCATCGGATGCAACAAAAATTTGAGCCCAGGAGTTTGAAATAAGAATTAATATAAAAAAGTAAAGTATTTTTTTCATAATAAGAATCGGCATCCGGCTTTAACCGGATGCCATTAAATTGATAATTATTTCAATAACATCATTTTCATCGTTGTAATGTTCTTGCCAGATTCAATTGTATAGAAGTAAACACCAGAAGATAAATTTGATGCATCAAAATCAACTGTATGTCTGCCAGCAATCAACTCTTGATTTACAATTGTTGCTACTTTTTGTCCAAGTAAATTATAAATAGCTAAATTAGTAAATCCAGCCTGTGAAAGATTGAAGGTAATTTTTGTTGAAGGGTTAAATGGATTTGGATAGTTTTGTTCAAGTGAAAAAGTTTCCGGAACATATCCTTCCTCAGTTTTAACATCAGTTACCCAAACTTCCCATTCAGCTTTTTTAGTTGGGAACCAGTTTAAATCTCCAGCAGGAAAACCACCTTGGGATCCAGTATAAGCCGCTGAAGATGTTTGATATGCAGCATCTAAATCATTTATCCAGAATGCAATTGGTCTTCTGTCCATATCATCCGTCGCACGATTCCATAAAGTTGATGGTGTGTTCTTTGTTTTATTGCCGCCAGTAGGACTTACATACCATCGCATTAGATTTGTCATTAAATTTTGAGTGTTGGTAAGAATAGGATCACTAATTAATGTAAATGCATTTACAGAATCTGCGCCAAGTCGGCTATTAATATGCCAAGAAAGTTGTGAGCCAACAACAATTGGTTCTGCTGTATGTGCATTAAAAAATGCCTGACCAGAATCTGAAACAGCATAATAATTATTACTTATTGTCCATTGTGTTGTATCATTTGGTGCAGTAAATATCCACGTCATTCTATTAAGATCATTAGGATATTTTTCGCCAGTGTTTGCCCACTCAGCAGTTCTAGTTGCATCTGTTGAATCTTCTCCTGCAGCAAATGCGTCTTTAAATAAGTTATTAGTTATAATAACTTTTTCTCCCACATTACCTAAAGAAAGTAATCCGTGGAAGCCCATACCATTAAACATTGTATTATGGTCTATTCTAGTATATTTAATATTTCCTGTACCTGCCAAAGGATTACTAAAATTATAATGGCGCACAACTCTATCCTGATAATTTGTCCACGTATTATTGACTAGTATTAAAGAGTCTACTGCAACAGCACGAAGATCGATTCCTTTTCCTGCACCAAAATTTGAAGTACTTAAAGCACCCAAATTTGTGAAAACGCAATTAGTAACTTTAATTGTACCAGTAGATCCTTCGCAACGAATTACCTGACCGTTAATATTTGAGAAAGTACAATTATCAAATTTGTAGTTTGAACCTTCGTTATCGTTTCGGAACATACCACCCTGAACATTAT
It encodes the following:
- a CDS encoding right-handed parallel beta-helix repeat-containing protein, producing the protein MKKILYFFILILISNSWAQIFVASDGDDNNPGTINLPLKSIQTAVNRIQLGDTIYVRGGNYTLSDNDKISISKNGDESSKYYLFAYNGERPILDFSSMTITGSNRAITLNGSFWHLKGIDIKGAGDNGMNIGGSNNIIEYCSFYENHDTGLQLSSGASNNQIINCDSYFNSDPSQGNADGFAPKLNVGTNNYFYGCRAWQNSDDGWDGYLRPSNDISTTVENCWCFANGYLSNGSPSSGNGNGYKMGGSDNKDLMHNFTLKNCVAFDNRVKGFDQNNNKGSMTLYNCSAYRNGTNYSITTNLDSSKTATLINNVSIGNYGSLAGFVIQQSNSWLSPFIVTNEDFISIDTLGVRGPRNADGSLPDLQFMHLASGSDLIDAGVPVGLPFNGSAPDLGAYETAGIPNSINFEIRPINEFKLNQNYPNPFNPNTKFIFEIPNAGNVTLEIYNILGNKVAEVFNNYLTSGQFESNWVAADGNGNILSSGIYFARLHFQGMNQTIKLILLK
- a CDS encoding T9SS type A sorting domain-containing protein, giving the protein MFKKQYIVLSMFVMIFLSGFTFGQNVLQLVPFNGQPSTEIMTQIIADTTATGGLLPDRVYELVGGGFPYICQQIFYVENNQVLRLRAAAGPKPIIYLYPAGSGGTPQNPPGYFVRLRGGDIEMSGIALTGFFEPIDSNFNNVQGGMFRNDNEGSNYKFDNCTFSNINGQVIRCEGSTGTIKVTNCVFTNLGALSTSNFGAGKGIDLRAVAVDSLILVNNTWTNYQDRVVRHYNFSNPLAGTGNIKYTRIDHNTMFNGMGFHGLLSLGNVGEKVIITNNLFKDAFAAGEDSTDATRTAEWANTGEKYPNDLNRMTWIFTAPNDTTQWTISNNYYAVSDSGQAFFNAHTAEPIVVGSQLSWHINSRLGADSVNAFTLISDPILTNTQNLMTNLMRWYVSPTGGNKTKNTPSTLWNRATDDMDRRPIAFWINDLDAAYQTSSAAYTGSQGGFPAGDLNWFPTKKAEWEVWVTDVKTEEGYVPETFSLEQNYPNPFNPSTKITFNLSQAGFTNLAIYNLLGQKVATIVNQELIAGRHTVDFDASNLSSGVYFYTIESGKNITTMKMMLLK